From Pseudoalteromonas viridis, one genomic window encodes:
- a CDS encoding gamma-glutamylcyclotransferase family protein, producing MEALFSYGTLQQPQVQLDTFGRLLDGEADSLIGYRLGQVRISDPAVLKSSNKEYHPILIHTASPDDEVTGTVFLITQQELMRADSYEVDDYARQEATLKSGKTCWIYAASNSANLVD from the coding sequence ATGGAAGCACTTTTCTCCTATGGCACACTACAACAGCCTCAGGTGCAGCTCGATACCTTTGGCCGCTTACTCGATGGTGAGGCAGATAGCCTGATTGGCTATCGGCTGGGCCAGGTCAGAATTAGCGATCCCGCGGTTTTGAAAAGCAGCAATAAAGAATACCACCCTATCCTGATCCATACAGCGAGCCCGGACGATGAGGTAACAGGCACGGTATTTCTAATCACTCAGCAGGAGCTAATGCGCGCCGACAGCTACGAGGTTGACGATTACGCCAGGCAGGAGGCAACGCTGAAATCCGGAAAAACCTGCTGGATCTATGCCGCCAGCAACAGCGCCAACCTGGTAGATTGA
- a CDS encoding M14 family zinc carboxypeptidase: MKENIIGMALLSGISLSAAAHNNHELASKHSLASPEHALSTYQLAFSSDLQKAQYLTRYHDAVLDVKDNYLVLMLNQAQFAELQGNGALIFLRAQSNVRPNGAPIINSPVTPRNQSAGQISGIPNFPCYPTLAETQQIAQTLAQTYPDFVELKHIGPSWEKSQGLGGHDLTVLVLKNKKKNKWRKRPALYMQGALHAREYTPGAITLKFAKYLLENRETNADINWIMDQREIHILLIANPDGRVLAEQGQLWRKNTNTAYCALDDTMRGVDLNRNFDFAWAAPTGGSTDEQCATTYHGPTAASEPETQAIQAYLKGLFKDRRGDLLSDPAPLNTQGVFLDLHSYSRYVMWPWSSEQTPSPNGEQLSMMGHRMAAYNGYLAFQTNKVFNAGGAAEGYAYGQLGVASFSFELGNTFFESCANFEGEIFPNNLNALIYAAKVAKRPYKMPAGPQIDDLRLQGAGSEAIPAGTPVQIIATVADDLFGRSLTGPLPPSEAIQKVELTIKRKGKRAKKRILLPAADGVFDNVYESLNYTLDTHRWRQGRYTLTFRAQDASGQWGPKYAKFLTIDNGAVPGSVAPVADFVADCRRGVCGFDGSVTQDDRNALTYRWVLAGERFFGVFHGEQVEIDYHLAGNYQLTLRVEDSHGYRDTKTVQLALDGIRPPVAQFSYQCSGLTCEFDSSASTDPDGEIVERLWRMGESATYLPGAKKATHTFNAPGEYLISLVVIDNDNEFHEVWQNITVTENK; this comes from the coding sequence ATGAAAGAAAATATAATAGGAATGGCTCTGTTAAGTGGGATTAGCCTATCTGCTGCTGCACACAATAACCACGAATTGGCAAGTAAACACTCTTTGGCTTCGCCAGAACATGCTTTATCTACCTACCAGTTAGCATTCTCAAGTGACCTGCAAAAAGCACAATACCTGACCCGTTACCACGATGCGGTGCTGGATGTAAAAGATAATTACCTGGTACTCATGCTCAATCAAGCTCAGTTTGCTGAATTACAGGGAAATGGTGCACTGATTTTTTTAAGAGCACAGAGCAATGTTCGCCCAAATGGTGCACCAATAATAAATTCGCCAGTGACGCCACGGAACCAAAGCGCAGGACAGATCTCAGGTATACCGAACTTTCCGTGTTACCCAACTTTGGCAGAAACACAGCAAATAGCTCAGACATTGGCGCAAACCTATCCTGATTTCGTTGAACTCAAACATATAGGACCATCATGGGAGAAAAGCCAGGGCCTCGGGGGGCACGACCTAACAGTTTTGGTGCTGAAAAACAAAAAGAAAAACAAATGGCGTAAGCGTCCGGCACTGTATATGCAAGGAGCACTGCATGCTCGTGAGTACACGCCGGGTGCGATTACCCTGAAGTTTGCCAAATATTTGCTTGAAAATCGCGAGACCAATGCTGATATCAACTGGATCATGGATCAGCGGGAGATCCACATCTTACTGATTGCCAATCCGGATGGGCGTGTACTGGCCGAGCAGGGGCAATTGTGGCGTAAAAACACCAACACCGCCTACTGTGCACTTGATGATACCATGCGAGGTGTTGATCTTAACCGTAACTTCGATTTTGCCTGGGCTGCACCCACTGGTGGGTCGACTGACGAGCAATGTGCCACAACGTATCATGGCCCCACCGCCGCATCGGAGCCGGAAACACAAGCGATCCAAGCTTATCTCAAGGGCCTGTTTAAAGATCGCCGTGGTGATCTGCTGAGTGACCCTGCACCTCTCAACACACAGGGCGTTTTCTTAGACCTGCATAGTTACAGTCGCTATGTGATGTGGCCCTGGTCGAGCGAGCAGACCCCCAGCCCCAATGGCGAGCAGTTATCTATGATGGGTCACAGGATGGCGGCTTACAACGGATATCTGGCGTTTCAGACCAACAAAGTATTTAACGCAGGTGGCGCTGCAGAAGGATATGCCTACGGACAGCTGGGGGTTGCATCATTTTCGTTTGAACTGGGCAATACCTTTTTCGAAAGTTGTGCCAACTTTGAAGGAGAAATATTCCCGAACAATTTAAATGCTCTGATCTATGCTGCTAAGGTTGCCAAGCGGCCGTATAAAATGCCAGCCGGGCCACAGATTGACGACTTGCGCTTACAGGGAGCTGGCAGCGAAGCAATCCCGGCAGGCACCCCGGTGCAGATAATTGCAACTGTTGCGGATGATCTCTTTGGTCGCTCTTTGACTGGACCGCTACCACCCAGTGAAGCCATTCAAAAAGTGGAGCTGACCATCAAAAGAAAGGGCAAGCGTGCTAAGAAACGTATTCTGTTGCCCGCTGCGGATGGGGTATTTGATAATGTGTATGAATCACTCAATTATACACTGGACACACATCGCTGGCGTCAGGGCCGTTATACGCTGACGTTTCGTGCGCAAGATGCAAGCGGCCAGTGGGGCCCTAAATATGCTAAATTCCTGACTATCGACAATGGTGCCGTGCCAGGTTCTGTTGCGCCTGTGGCGGACTTTGTGGCCGATTGTCGTAGAGGTGTTTGCGGTTTTGATGGTTCTGTTACCCAGGATGATAGAAACGCTCTGACATACAGATGGGTTTTGGCAGGTGAACGTTTCTTTGGTGTGTTTCATGGCGAGCAGGTCGAGATTGACTATCACCTTGCGGGTAACTACCAGCTTACTTTGCGGGTTGAAGACAGCCACGGTTACCGTGATACCAAAACAGTACAGCTAGCGCTGGATGGTATACGCCCCCCTGTTGCGCAATTTAGCTATCAGTGCAGCGGTTTGACGTGTGAGTTTGATTCCTCAGCATCAACGGACCCGGATGGGGAAATTGTTGAGCGCCTTTGGCGCATGGGAGAGAGCGCAACATACTTACCCGGAGCAAAGAAAGCTACGCATACCTTCAATGCGCCTGGTGAATATCTCATTTCGCTTGTTGTGATAGACAATGACAATGAGTTTCATGAAGTTTGGCAGAATATTACGGTCACGGAGAATAAGTAA
- a CDS encoding alpha/beta hydrolase family protein: MSAQQSGKPNIENVSNCFRGSFSDHASWVGFMKKRLLARGLDKHKVKKRMSGFLARFPEVEFNAFKQNLSCHIFTYHVDGQDVAGYVIKPKQVNEKLPVIIYNRGGNGNYGAVVFGSMMANLFPLAKEGFVIVGSQYRGTFTQDDDLDEFGGQDVNDVIALADIIPHLDGADSQRVGMIGASRGGMQTHLAMQKMSGVKAIATIAGVVDLNKELAFRPEMEKVYSKRIPNYQAAKTAQLARRSVINWVEDLPKNVPVLLLHGKLDKRVSVENSIRFARALEREQIPNKLVVYKDDNHSLERNKQAVFSVLSKWFHTHL; the protein is encoded by the coding sequence GTGAGCGCACAGCAGTCCGGCAAGCCAAATATTGAGAATGTAAGCAATTGTTTTAGAGGGAGCTTTTCAGATCACGCTAGCTGGGTGGGGTTTATGAAAAAGAGGCTGCTCGCAAGAGGGTTAGATAAACACAAAGTAAAAAAGCGAATGAGCGGCTTTCTGGCTCGGTTTCCTGAAGTTGAATTCAACGCATTCAAGCAAAATCTTTCATGTCACATCTTTACCTATCATGTAGACGGTCAGGACGTTGCCGGGTATGTTATAAAGCCAAAACAAGTCAATGAGAAACTGCCTGTTATTATCTATAACCGTGGCGGTAATGGAAACTATGGCGCGGTCGTTTTTGGCAGCATGATGGCCAATCTGTTTCCACTGGCCAAAGAGGGATTTGTGATTGTGGGAAGCCAATATCGGGGCACATTTACTCAAGACGATGACCTTGATGAGTTTGGTGGCCAGGATGTGAATGACGTAATTGCATTGGCGGATATCATTCCTCACCTTGATGGCGCAGACTCGCAAAGGGTGGGGATGATTGGCGCCAGTCGGGGCGGTATGCAAACGCACCTGGCAATGCAAAAAATGTCAGGCGTAAAAGCAATTGCGACCATAGCGGGTGTTGTAGATCTAAATAAAGAGTTGGCTTTCAGGCCCGAGATGGAAAAGGTCTACAGCAAGCGAATACCGAACTATCAGGCAGCCAAAACGGCACAGTTAGCGAGGCGCTCGGTTATCAATTGGGTGGAAGATTTGCCAAAAAACGTGCCGGTTCTATTGCTGCATGGAAAGCTGGATAAACGGGTATCAGTTGAAAATTCAATCCGTTTTGCAAGGGCACTGGAAAGAGAACAAATTCCGAATAAATTGGTTGTTTACAAAGACGACAATCATAGCCTTGAGCGCAATAAACAAGCCGTCTTTTCTGTGCTTTCCAAGTGGTTCCATACACACCTGTAA